TATTCTCCGGATGCTCCGAGTCCTCCACGCGCATCACGGCCTCGTGCATGGAGGGATCGAATTCGCGTCCGACCGCCTCGATGGGCTGGACTCCTTCACTCTCCAGCACGCTCATAAGCTTGCGCAGCGTCATCACCAGCCCGTCCCGCAGCGCCTCGAAGCTCTGCGACTCCTCCGCCGAGGTCAGCGCGCGTTCAAAATCGTCAATGATGGGCAGGATCTTGAGCACCAGCTCGCGCGTGGCGAACTGGCGGGCCCGGGCTTCCTGCTCCGCCACCCGCTTCTTGTAGTTCGCGAAGTCCGCCAGAGCGCGCAGGTAGCGCTGATGCTCCTCCTCAGCCCGCGCGCGCTCCGCTTCAAGCTGAGCGAGAAGGTCGCTGGAGTCTGCCGTGCTAACGGCGTCCTCAAGGGTGTCCTCCGAGCTCAGACCCTCTCCGGTCTGGCCGGTCTGCTCCACCTGCTCAAGCTCATCAAGCTTTTCCGATCTTCTCGTCATGGCTTTCCGCTACTCCGTTCAAGGCGGCGCTCCGTGCGCCGCCTCTGTATTGTGGCATGTTTGCGGGGATTTCCTCCCGGAGGCACGATCGCCCAACTGCATTGTACCCCTCCTTCGGGAAAGCAGGCCGAGTGCGACGGCAATATCCGCGCAGGCGAAGTAAGCCAGATTCGACAGTCAGGAAGCCGCCCGGCGCAATCAGGCCGGCAGGAGGGCGTCCAGAGCGGACGAGAGCGCCCGTGCCGCCAGCCCGACGGCGCTCACGGAGCGATCATAATCCATCCGGGTGGGTCCGCAGACTCCAATGCTGCCCCGCACTCCGCTCCAGGAGCCGTAAGAGGCGGCCACCAGACTGCAGGAACGCATAACCTCGATGGGGTTCTCCCCGCCGATGACCACCTGCGGCTTTTCCCCCGCTCCGGCGGCCAGCAGGAGCTGCCCCATGGTCGTCTCATCCTCCAGCACGGACAGCACGAGCTCCAGGCCAGGCTGCTCCCGGAACTCCGGCTGCCTGACGAAGTAGCCGGTGCCGTCCACGATGACCTCGGGCAGGCTTACATCGCGCGCGGCGTGCTCCAGGAACTCGCGCACCCGCCCTCCCAGAACCGTGGCGGGGCCGGGCTGGAGTTCCGCCTGACAGCTCCCGCTTAGGATATCCTCGGACGTGCGGTTGAGATACGCCGTACACACGGCTTTGCGCACCTGCCCCAGAAGTATTCCCGCAACCGGCGCTTCCAGAATGGCCTGCCGCGCCTGGCCGTTGGACCAGACGCTCAGAGCAAGGATCCTGCCCCCGGAAACCTCCTGAAGGTCAAGATACTTCAGTTTGATCCCTGAAGCGAGCGGGGTTGTGGCGAGGGCGGTGAGGTGGGTGACAGCAGACAGCATCCGGCAGGTCGCGGCGATCAGATCATCCACCGCCGTATGCTCCCGCATCAAGCCGGTCTCCATGGGCGGCAGATGGCGCATCACCTGGGGATCGCGGGGCATCAGGCGATCCACATAGTAACGATAGCCCAGGTCCGACGGGATGCGGCCCGCACTGGTATGGGGCTGCAGGAGGTAGCCCATCTCCGACATCGCCGCCATTTCGTTCCGCACGGTGGCCGACTTGACGCCGAGGCCGGAGCTGGAGCTGATATAATCCGAAGACACCGGCTCCGCCGTCGCCACGTACTTCCGCACGACCACACGGAGAATCTGCTGCTTGCGCTGGTCCATCTGCATCCTGGAGACCAAAACCGGCGAAAACAGGAAGAGAAACCGCGAAGAGACGGACATACGCCGGATACGTCCGGGCATGCCCCGCAAAATGATTTTAGCAGTCGGCCCTTGCGAGTGTCAATCGGAATCGGTCTATGCTAAAAGCGCACCAGGCTGTGAACGGGATAGCCCTCCAACCGGCTTCTGCCCTTGAGGAACTCGAGCTCTATGAAGAAGAGAAAGCCCGCCGTGATGCCTCCCAGACGCTGAACCATCCGGCCTGCGGCAGCAGCTGTCCCTCCGGTGGCCAGCAGATCGTCCACCACGACCACGCGTTCGCCCGGATGGACCGCATCGCTGTGAAGCTCCAGCACGTTGGTGCCATACTCCAGAGCATACTCTTCCCGGATCTTGTCGGCAGGAAGCTTGCCCTCCTTGCGGGCAAGCGCAAAGCCCAGACCGAGTTCCAGCGCGATGGGCGCACCCATCAGGAAGCCGCGGGACTCAATTCCCAGAATCCGGTCCGGCCTGAGCTGACGGGCCAGCTCCACCAGCCGGTCCATCACCTCCCGGAATGCATCGGCGTCCGCAAGTACGGGCGTGATGTCGCGGAACAATACCCCCTTTTGAGGGAAGTCCGGAATCGAGCGGATGAGGGACTCGGCCCTCAACGGCGCACTGTTCTCCATTTTGCGTAATACCTCTGCCATTTTCACCACGCATCCGCCAGGCATCTACGACCCCGGCGCGAAAAGATCCCTGATGGCGCGCACATAATCCCCTTGAAGGATGCCCTTCTCCGTAACGATGGCGCTCACCAGATCAGCCGGGGTGACATCGAAGGCCGGGTTGAACACCCGCGCTCCCGGCGGGGGCGCTTCCAGCCCGGCCGGCTCCAGCACCTCCAGGGCGTCACGCTCCTCGATGGGAATGGACTGGCCTGACGGGCAGGAAAGGTCGAAAGTGGAAGTGGGAGCGGCAACGTAGAACGGCACCCCATGGGCTCGGGCGCACACCGCCACGCCGTAGGTGCCGATCTTGTTCGCGACGTCCCCGTTTGCGGCGATCCGGTCGGCGCCCACGATGACCAGATCAACCTGTCCCGACTTCATGAGGCTGGCCGCCGCTCCGTCGGGAATGACTGTCACCGGGATACCCGCCCGTCCCAGCTCCCACCCTGTCAGCTTGAGGCCCTGAAAGCGCGGACGTGTTTCGTCCGCGAACACGCGGACCCTTCGTCCCGCCCGGAAAGCCTCCCGGATGATGCCCAGCGCCGTCCCACCCGTCACGGTGGCCAGATCGCCCGTGTTGCAGTGGGTCAGGATGGTGGAATCCTCAGGCACGAGATCCAGCCCATAACGGGCAATGGAGCGGTTTGCCTCTTCGTCTTCCCGCGCAATGGCGTGGGCCTCGCGAAGTACTGCATCCAGCGCCCCGGCGGGGTCTTCGCGGTCCAGCCACTGCGCTGCAGCGGAAGCTGCGCGATCCACCGCCCATCGCAGGTTGACGGCAGTGGGGCGTGCATCCCGCAGGCGTTGCAGATCGCGTTCGAAGGCATCGCGCCCGCACCAGCGTTGCAGAGCAAGAGCAACACCGTAAGCGCCAGCAGCTCCGATGGCCGGAGCGCCCCTCACCACCATTGTGCGGATGGCCGCCTCCACTTCCTCCGGCGTCGAGAGACGGACATACTCCAGGGCAAGCGGAATGCGCGTCTGGTCTATCAGCGCCAGTTGCCCGTCCACCCACTCCACTGTCCGGAGAGGAGAATTGTCTGGGATTTCATTCAATGCGGCTGGTCTCCAGCACATTCCCGCAGCCGCACGAGCGCGTGCGGGGCATCCTGGAGATCATCTCCCGGATCACATCCCGCACGCTGCGGCTGTTCTGCTGAAGCACGGCCATCACATCCGTGGTGACAGCGTGCCCACTGCCGTCCGTCGCCACGATCCCTGCGTCGTAGTCGGTGACCAGCGAGATGTTGACGTAGCACATCTCGAGCTCGCGCGCCAGAACCACCTCCGGGTACTGGGTCATATTGACTGTATGCCAGCCGCACTCCGTGAAGAAACGGCTCTCCGCCCGGGTGCTGAAGCGCGGCCCCTGCACCACCACACATGTGCCCTGCCGGTGAAGCGGGATACCCAGACCGGAGATCACCTGACAGGCAAGCTCGCGCAGTTCGGGGCAGTAAGGCTCCGCGGTGCTTACGTGAGTAACGACGGGGCCATCGTAGAAGGTGTCCTTCCGGCCTCGTGTCCGGTCCACGAACTGATCCGAGACCACGAAACTCCCCGGGTGGATCTCCGGCTGAAGGCTTCCGCAGGCGGACGGCGCTATGATCCGCGAAACGCCCAGCTTCTTGAAGGCAAACACATTCGCCAGATAGGGGATGGCGTGGGGTGGAATGGTGTGCTGTCGGCCGTGTCGGGGCAGGAAAGCCACCTTCCTGCCGGCAAGCTCCCCCACCATCACGGAGTCGCTGGGAGGACCGTAAGGAGTCTCCACCCGATGCTCGGCTGCGTTTTCCAGCAGAGAATAAAGACCTGTTCCGCCGAAGACACCGATCTCCACGTCGTCCGGCAACCGCATAAGCTCAGCCCTCCTCCGGCGCGTCCATAAACAGTCCCCTGCTCAGCGCCTGCTCCGCGGCGGCCTGCTCGGCCTGCTTCTTGCTCTTGCCCACGCCGCGCCCCAGGCGCTTCCCATTCACCTCCACCTCCACAACGAAGGTTTTATCGTGATCGGCGCCAGACTCCTGGACCACGTGGTATCGCGGGGTAACACGATGGCGCGCCTGCGTCAGCTGCTGGAGTTGAGACTTGAAATCCCGCAGGTGGGAGCCTTCCTCTATGCGGTGCAGGACGTCGCTCAGCGTGCGCAACACGAACTCGCGGGCCGCATCCAGACCCCTGTCCAGATAGATGACCGCGACCACCGCCTCGTATGTATCCGAAAGGATAGAGTCGCGGTCCAGCCCTCCCGAGAGACGCTCGCCCGTGGACACCTGCAGGGCGCTCTGGAGGTCCAGGCTGCGAGCCGCCTCCGCCAGCGTCGGCTCGCTCACCGCAACGGCCCTGGCGCGGGAGAGATCGCCCTCGGGGCGGCCCTCCAGATGGTGGTAAAGGTATTCCGCGACGACCAGTCCGAGAACCGAGTCTCCCAGGAACTCGAGACGTTCGTTGCTCTGAAAGCCGGTGGTCTCTCCAAGAAAGGAGCGGTGCGTCAGAGCCTGCCGCAGCAACTCCAGATCGCTGATCTCAACACCGAGGCGCTGCTGCAGCGCCCGGAGTTCCTCAAGCGATACGGCGGCCGGTTGACGCTCTTCCACGGCCCCTCAGCCCTGCAGTCCCTCCAGCGCCCTGTGCATCCGCGCCAGTCCCTCTTCGATGGCCTGCATCGAGGTGGCGTAGCTCAGGCGCACATTCTCCGGGGCGCCGAACCCGGAACCTGGGACGATGGCCACCTTCGCCGCCTCCAGCAGCCACTC
The sequence above is drawn from the Armatimonadota bacterium genome and encodes:
- the mtnA gene encoding methylthioribose-1-phosphate isomerase — protein: MNEIPDNSPLRTVEWVDGQLALIDQTRIPLALEYVRLSTPEEVEAAIRTMVVRGAPAIGAAGAYGVALALQRWCGRDAFERDLQRLRDARPTAVNLRWAVDRAASAAAQWLDREDPAGALDAVLREAHAIAREDEEANRSIARYGLDLVPEDSTILTHCNTGDLATVTGGTALGIIREAFRAGRRVRVFADETRPRFQGLKLTGWELGRAGIPVTVIPDGAAASLMKSGQVDLVIVGADRIAANGDVANKIGTYGVAVCARAHGVPFYVAAPTSTFDLSCPSGQSIPIEERDALEVLEPAGLEAPPPGARVFNPAFDVTPADLVSAIVTEKGILQGDYVRAIRDLFAPGS
- the rnc gene encoding ribonuclease 3, giving the protein MEERQPAAVSLEELRALQQRLGVEISDLELLRQALTHRSFLGETTGFQSNERLEFLGDSVLGLVVAEYLYHHLEGRPEGDLSRARAVAVSEPTLAEAARSLDLQSALQVSTGERLSGGLDRDSILSDTYEAVVAVIYLDRGLDAAREFVLRTLSDVLHRIEEGSHLRDFKSQLQQLTQARHRVTPRYHVVQESGADHDKTFVVEVEVNGKRLGRGVGKSKKQAEQAAAEQALSRGLFMDAPEEG
- a CDS encoding nucleotide exchange factor GrpE, producing MTRRSEKLDELEQVEQTGQTGEGLSSEDTLEDAVSTADSSDLLAQLEAERARAEEEHQRYLRALADFANYKKRVAEQEARARQFATRELVLKILPIIDDFERALTSAEESQSFEALRDGLVMTLRKLMSVLESEGVQPIEAVGREFDPSMHEAVMRVEDSEHPENTIVHELQKGYTLASEVIRPSRVSVAVSGSSGDSGEE
- a CDS encoding adenine phosphoribosyltransferase, with translation MENSAPLRAESLIRSIPDFPQKGVLFRDITPVLADADAFREVMDRLVELARQLRPDRILGIESRGFLMGAPIALELGLGFALARKEGKLPADKIREEYALEYGTNVLELHSDAVHPGERVVVVDDLLATGGTAAAAGRMVQRLGGITAGFLFFIELEFLKGRSRLEGYPVHSLVRF
- a CDS encoding 5'-methylthioadenosine phosphorylase produces the protein MRLPDDVEIGVFGGTGLYSLLENAAEHRVETPYGPPSDSVMVGELAGRKVAFLPRHGRQHTIPPHAIPYLANVFAFKKLGVSRIIAPSACGSLQPEIHPGSFVVSDQFVDRTRGRKDTFYDGPVVTHVSTAEPYCPELRELACQVISGLGIPLHRQGTCVVVQGPRFSTRAESRFFTECGWHTVNMTQYPEVVLARELEMCYVNISLVTDYDAGIVATDGSGHAVTTDVMAVLQQNSRSVRDVIREMISRMPRTRSCGCGNVLETSRIE
- the hrcA gene encoding heat-inducible transcription repressor HrcA: MDQRKQQILRVVVRKYVATAEPVSSDYISSSSGLGVKSATVRNEMAAMSEMGYLLQPHTSAGRIPSDLGYRYYVDRLMPRDPQVMRHLPPMETGLMREHTAVDDLIAATCRMLSAVTHLTALATTPLASGIKLKYLDLQEVSGGRILALSVWSNGQARQAILEAPVAGILLGQVRKAVCTAYLNRTSEDILSGSCQAELQPGPATVLGGRVREFLEHAARDVSLPEVIVDGTGYFVRQPEFREQPGLELVLSVLEDETTMGQLLLAAGAGEKPQVVIGGENPIEVMRSCSLVAASYGSWSGVRGSIGVCGPTRMDYDRSVSAVGLAARALSSALDALLPA